The Bacillus sp. 2205SS5-2 sequence TCCGGATAAATAAGGATATATTTACAAAATTTGTGGCTTTTCGAATCAATTAATCATCTATGATAAAGCTTTGTTTTGCGTATCCTTTCGTCTATTTTGATAAAAACAACGTGATATGAAGGATTTAATCAAAATTAAAATGAAATTGCCACAATATATACGAAAAGAACCATAAATAAAGGACCAACTCCTTGAGTTAGTCCTCATTATTTTATACAAGCCTGTTTTCACAAAGCTGTTTTCGCAAAGGTTGTGGCTTTTCGAATTAGCTCTCAATACGTGATGAAGATTGACTTCGGGCATCTTTTCGCATCATTTTTAACACGGAATGAGGAATAAAAAGAGTGTTTCCATCCTTTTTTGTATGCTACAGCAACAAAGTATGCGAAAAGAGCCTTTCACAAAGAATGCGGCTTTTCGAATCAGTCTATAAACCTATATTTAGATCAATTTAAGGGCATCTTACATCTATTTTTGATGCGAATCAAAAGCAACATGGAGGATTTCATCAAAAAATAGATGTAAGAGCAACAATGCATTCAAAAAGTGCCTTATACAATAACCGTGGCTTCGGGTTCAGTATAGAGCATCTCTTTAATATGATTATGCTCATTCATTACAGCAACTTTTGGTTGGTGAGTAGCTACTTTTTCATCTGACACAAGAGCATAAGATATGACGATAATTACATCTCCTACTTGAACGAGGCGAGCAGCTGCCCCATTTAAACAAACAACACCGCTCCCTCTCTCACCGGATATAATATACGTTTCAAGACGTGCGCCATTATTGTTATTCACGATTTGCACTTTTTCATTAGCGACCATGCCCACTGCATCCAAAATGTCTTGGTCAATGGTAATACTTCCGACATAATTTAAATTTGCTTCTGTAACGGTTGCCCGATGAATTTTCCCGTTCATCATTGTTCTAAACATTATGAATCCTCCCTGGTTGACTGATATCGATTATGATGTTGTCAATTAATCGTGCTTTTTGAAAATGAACGGCAAGTGCTAGAATGATCTTCCCTTGAAGTTCTTTCATACTATCTAATTGTGGGTAAGAGTATATTTCAACATAATCCACCATTCCATTTGTATGTTCTTCTAAATATAAGATTATCTCTTGCCTTATCTCTAGCGGGTTTCGTTTTCCTTGCTCTATCAACTGCTTACCAAGTAAGAGGCTTTGATAAAGATAAGCTGCTTTTTCTCTTTCAGTTTGCGAAAGGTACACGTTGCGAGAGCTTTTAGCTAGTCCATCTTCTTCCCGAATTGTAGGAACCGAAACGACGGTAAGTGGAAAATTAAAATCATTTACTAGTCCTTCTATGACCGCAACTTGTTGGGCATCTTTTTGCCCAAAATATGCGACATCAGGTTGAACTAAATGGAACAATTTTGAAACGACAATAGCCACTCCATCAAAGTGACCCACTCGTGTTCGTCCACAAAGAACATTCACACGTTCAATAACCTTCATTTGTACAGAAGCTGGTTCCGGATACATCTCCTCCACACTAGGAAGGAATAATACATCTACGCCATGATCTCGAGCCAATTGCTCGTCTTTTTCCATATTACGTGGGTATCGGTCAAAATCTTCATTCGGTCCAAATTGTAAGGGATTCACAAAAATACTCATCACCACAACATCATGACTCTTTCTTGCTTCCTGCATTAAGGACAAATGCCCTTCATGCAAAAAACCCATCGTAGGAACAAATCCGATTGTCCTATTTTTTTGTTTTAAAGATGAGATTGTCTGCCTTAGTTCTTGTATGGTTGTGATTTTCATCATTATTTTATTCCACCGTATAAGGAAGTTAGTTCTTCTTCTTTCATAGAAAAAGTATGTTTTTCTTCAGGAAATTGGACTGTTTTTACTTCCAAGACAAATTGCTCTAAGCTACTGCGAATTAATTCATTGGCGTCCCCATATTTTTTTACGAATTTTGGGATACGATCCACACCATAGGTGATGATATCATGATAAACCAATACTTGTCCATCAACAGCAGCTCCAGCACCAATTCCAATCGTCGGGATAGTCAGTTCTTCTGACACACGTTGGGCAAGTTGATGAGGAACGCATTCTAAAACAAGCATAAACGCGCCTGCTTCTTCGCATCTTTTGGCGTCCTCAATGAGTTTTTGAGCATCATCAGCTGTTTTCCCTTGGACTTTATATCCACCCAGCACACCAACCGATTGAGGAGTTAGTCCGAGATGAGCAACGACGGGGATGCCAGCTTCTGTAAGAGCAGCAATCATGTCGATGACTCTTCCAGCTCCCTCTACTTTCACTGCTTCTGCCTGTCCTTCTTGAACTAACTGTTGAGCTGATAATAACGTCTGCTCTCGCGAAAGATGATACGTCATAAACGGCATATCCGTCACAGTAAAAGTATTAGGAGCACCTCGTTTGACAGCTTTCGTATGGTGAATCATATCAGACAATGTAACCGGAACGGTTGAGCCGTAACCAAGGACGACCATACCAAGCGAGTCACCGACTAAAATCATCTCCACCCCCGCTTCTTCTGTAAGTTTAGCTGAAGGATAATCGTATGCTGTCACCATCGAAATTTTCTCTCCATGTTCTTTCATCTTCTGAAAACTAGTTGTTTTTTTCACTCTTCTTCCTCCTTTGTTAGAGGAGACGAAACTAAATAAAGGATCCTTCAATAAGACAGAAGGACCCTGCGGTTGCGTTAGCGTTTCGACCCTCTGTCCCCGTCCATTATGGATCAAGGCAGAATATTACGTTTTTATGAAATTTACAAATTAGGTGCAGTTCTTACCAAGATACTGCCCACTTGCATTATATCAAAGAATATCCTTATTGAACATCTTCTCAATCTGACTGTATTTGAATATCAGCCGAGTAGATTTCACGAATTTCCCCACTCTCTTCTCTTACCAGTAAAACTCCTTCATCGGTTATCCCCATCGCTTTTCCGTAAATCGTTTCATTCATCGTACGAGCCATGATGTCCTTACCAATTGATATAGCATAACTTTCCCATAAAAGCTTAATCGGATAAAACCCTTCTCTCATATATAGAGAATAGTATTTTTCAAGTTTTAATAATATTTGTTGAACAAGTGCCGCTCGGGAAACTGGTTTCCCTCCTTCCAACCGAATGGATGTAGCGACATCTTTAATTTCTTCTGAAAAAGATTCTACTTGCTGATTCACATTGATTCCAATACCAATGATTACGGCATTAATTTTATCTGATTCCGCAACAAGCTCAGTTAGAATTCCGGTTATTTTTTTACCATTAATTAACAAGTCGTTAGGCCATTTAATTTCGGCCTCAACATCTGTCAATTCTCGGATGGCTTGAACAACTGCGACAGCTGAAATTAACGTAAACTGAGGGGCTTTTTGTGGCGGAAGATTCGGTCGTAAAATCACACTCATCCAGATCCCCGTATATTTTGGAGAATCCCATTTTCTCATGAGTCTCCCTCTTCCAGCAGTTTGTTCTTCTGCAATCACAATGGTCCCTTCAGGCACATGATCATGAACTAAAATATGAGCCAACTTTTGCGTGGATTCAACAGAGTCGTTGTAATGAATGACACGGCCAAGCTTTTCGGTCGCAAGCCCCATTAACAATTCATCTTCTGAGACTTTATCAGGTGCTTGGAGAATACGGTACCCCTTTTTTCTAACCGCTTCTAGCTCGTACCCTTCTTTGCGTAATTCCTCTATATGCTTCCATACTGCCGTTCGAGAACATCCGGTCTCGTTCGCTAAATCTTGGCCAGATAAGAAAGCGCCTTGTGCTTCTGCGAAAGCTTCTACTATTTTTTTTCTGATAGGAGATTGCACTCTTTTACCCACTCCTTAATGGAACTTTCTTCATTTTCAATATCCCGCTCCACAACCGCTTTTTCTATATCCGTTAGTAATTTTTTCACCCAAGGTCCTCCTGAGCGATCACCTAGAGCCATTAAATCGGTCCCTTTTACTGCTAAGTCGCTTCTCTGCTTGATAGGTAATTTATCATACTTTACTTTCAGTAAGTTTGAATCTACTGCTTTATTCTCTAGCGCACCATAGATCTCTTCAACCGTAAGCGCAGTATTGATGCCCGAAAGATATAATTGATGCTCATTTAAAGGACCTCTCACCCTTTCATTAAGAACAGACAATGCTTGGTAAATTGAATTTTTTTTCACATTGGACATTCGCCATTGAGATAAACATTCCTTGGGTTGCTTACACTTCGTAAGAAATAAAAACAGGACCCAAAACGATTCTTCAGAAGAAAGGAAAGTCATATAAGCTGATAATTTGGATAACTCTTCCTTCCGTCCTCTCATTCCTGGTAAAAACTCGAACAACCCCGTTTGAACAATGATTACTAATGACTGACTAGAATTTTTCCCTCCTAGTAATTTCTGCATTTCTGCATAAATTCGTTCGACAGCGATATGCCGTAAAAGATGTCCATATTCTTTTAATGCGTCTGTCGTGGTTGCAGATAAATCAAAACCTAGTTGACTGACAAACCGCACCGCTCTCATCATCCTCAGCGCATCCTCCTGAAATCGATCACTCGCTTCTCCAACGGTATGTATTTGTTTATTGAGCATATCTTCTTTCCCATTAAACGGATCGATAATGATCCCATTTTCGTCCATGGCCAGACTATTCATCGTGAAATCTCTGCGCTTGAGGTCTTCTTTTAAAGACCTAATAAAGTGAACTTTATCCGGCCTTCTAAAATCTCTATACTGAGATTCTGATCGGAAAGTAGTAATTTCATAAGTCCTGCTATGGTATTTCACTAAAATGGTCCCATGCTCGATTCCGACATCAATGGTAGAAGAAAATAGATCCTTAACTTCTTGAGGAAGCGCTGAAGTCGCAATATCTACATCTTGAATAGGGCGCTGGAGCAAATAATCTCGAACCGACCCACCAACAAAATAAGCTTCATGCCCTGCTTGTATTATTTTTCTTAGAACTGGAATCGCGACCGAAAAAGGTTTGGATAGTGTCATAACCCTTCCTCCTTATTTCTCCATTAGCTCATGATATATATCTTCATATTGCTTTACGATTCTTTTAGAGTGAAAATGATTTTTCACACTGTTTACTGCAAACTCAGACATACTGTGGTGAAGAACTTCATTACTTAACACTTCAACTGCTTTTGAGCTAATATCAGCAACATCCCCTAAATTACATATATATCCATTCTTGTCGTTTTGTATGACCTCTGGAATGCCACCAACATTGGTCCCAATACATGGCACACCGCATGCCATTGCCTCAAGAGCAACCAAACCAAAACTTTCTTTCTCAGATAATAAAAGTAGTAAGTCACTCATAGAGTAAAGGGCTTCTAAGTTTTCTTGCTTTCCAAGAAAAAGGACACGATCTTTTAGACCGAGCTCGTGTACCATATTGCAAATCATGCTAATTTCTGGACCATCACCGACTAATAACAGTTTACTTTTGACCTTCATTGACACATGATGAAACACTTTAATTACATCTTCGACTCGCTTAACCTTCCGAAAATTCGAGACATGAATCAACACCTTTTCCTCAGGAAAAATGCCATACTCTTCTCGTAAATGATGAGAATCAATTTTTCGATATACTCTCTCATCAATAAAATTATATACGGTATGAATGGCTTGATCCGGTTTGATTAAGTCATAGGTTTGTTGAACTAAAGATTGAGAAACGGCCGTTACATAGTCTGATTTCTCAATGCCAAACCGAATGCTATCCTTAAGTGAATGATCATTCCCTAAAACCGTAATATCTGTCCCGTGTAGAGTGGTGACAATCTTGATATCTTTTCCTGACATTTGCTTCCCTAATATTGCACACACCGCATGCGGTACGGCGTAGTGTACATGAAGGATATCAAGTTTGTCACGTTTGATAACTTCAGACATCTTATTTGCTAAAGCAATATCGTAGGGTGGATATTGAAAAACGGAATAGCCATTAATATCAACTTGGTGAAAAAAGATATTTCGATACACTTTATTTAAGCGAAAAGGCATGGATGATGTGATAAAGTGAATTTCATGTCCTTTTTCAGCCAGTAATTTTCCAAGCTCTGTTGCGACTACACCTGACCCGCCAACACTCGGGTAACACGTAATACCAATTCTCAACTTTTTCATTCTTACTCTCCTAACAAATCTTGATCCAATACGATGGCTTTTTCTGTTTTAAAACCCTCTGCGTAAAGAAATCCAGTTTCTTTTCCAAAGACTCGTTCACGGGCCATCACCCCGTCGATGTATCCATTGGTTAACGGAGTTTCCACCCCATTATCTCCTCTTGTGAACTGGCTTTCATACGCTTTCAACGAACAAATTTTTTTCTCCATAAACTTATCAATTTCAACAAAAAAATCCGGCTGATGAAACCCATTAATCATGTAGTAATGAAGAGCCTTTGGCCGATGAGCAGAATCCTGTGTTTCTGCCATAAATTTATGTATACCTGCTGAGAAAGTCGCTTCTCGAACAAGCCTTGAGGCATTACCGTGATCAGGGTGACGATCTACAGCAAATGGTGCGAAAACGAGCTTTGGTGCATAAGCTCGGATTATTGCCACAATTTTCTCTATGTTTTCTTCCTTCATATACAGTCCCCGGTCAGGTAAATCTAATGTCCTGCGTTCAGTCACACCTAAAATGTTAGCGGCATTCTTAGCTTCTTCCATTCGTAATGAAACGGTTCCATTAGAGGAATAACTCGCTTTTGTTAAATCACAAATCACTACTTTTTTCCCTCGAGCCGCTAGTTTAGCAATGGTTCCACCCATGCCAATCTCCACATCATCTGCATGGGCCCCGAACGCGAGTATATCTGTTCGATATTCTGCTGTCATATTATTTCTCCTTTATTACACTTCTCCATGTTAAGTCTCCTCTTTCAAGTCCTTTAATCAGTATTTCTGCAGTTCCCATATTGGTAGCTAAAGGCACAGCGTAAACATCACAAAGACGAAGCAGTGCTGTTACATCAGGTTCATGAGGTTGAGACGTTAAAGGATCTCTAAAAAAAAGAATCAAATCTAGATTATCTTTCGCAATCATCGCTCCGATTTCTTGATCTCCACCGAGAGGACCAGATTGGTACCTGTGAACAGCTAACCCTGTTGCTTCAATAATCCGAAGCCCTGTTGTGCCAGTGGCGAACAATGAATGATCCTTAAAAATATGGGTATACGCTATAGCAAAACCGATGAGATCATCTTTCTTTTCATCATGGGCAATTAAAGCAATGTTCATAACTCCACTTCCTAATCTAGTATATTTTCCAAACCATATACAAGTGTATCAATTTTCATCACCGTTTCAACCGAAAGTTTGATACCACTCATAAATGACTCTCGATGAAAAGAGTCATGTTTAATCGTTAAACACTGACTGTTTGACCCAAACATCACTTGTTGATGGGCAACAAGTCCAGGAAGACGGACACTATGAATGCGAAATCCATCTAATTCTGCTCCCCGAGCCCCTTGTATAGATTCAACTTCTTTTTCATGACCTTGCTTTTTCGACGTTCGTTCAGACTGAATCATCTCGGCTGTCTTAAGAGCCGTTCCAGACGGGGCGTCTAACTTCTGATCATGGTGCATTTCAATAATCTCTACATCCTCAAAATATTTGGCGGCCATTTTCGAGAACTTCATCATCAATACGGCACCTAGGGCAAAGTTTGGTGCGATAATGCCCCCCAAATTCTTATCCTCTGAAAGTTGTTTTAGTTCTGAGAGTTGTTTAGATGAAAATCCCGTTGTACCAACGACAGGTCTAACCCCGAAGTTCAGTGCCGTTTTGGTATGCAAATACCCTACCTCTGGTACGGTTAAATCAATTAATACATCTGCCTCTATATCTTGTAAACAATGTTCAAGGTTTGAGAAAACAGGAATACTCTCTTGATATTCCGTAATGTCTTTTAATTGCTTCCCATCATGC is a genomic window containing:
- a CDS encoding CCA tRNA nucleotidyltransferase, coding for MTLSKPFSVAIPVLRKIIQAGHEAYFVGGSVRDYLLQRPIQDVDIATSALPQEVKDLFSSTIDVGIEHGTILVKYHSRTYEITTFRSESQYRDFRRPDKVHFIRSLKEDLKRRDFTMNSLAMDENGIIIDPFNGKEDMLNKQIHTVGEASDRFQEDALRMMRAVRFVSQLGFDLSATTTDALKEYGHLLRHIAVERIYAEMQKLLGGKNSSQSLVIIVQTGLFEFLPGMRGRKEELSKLSAYMTFLSSEESFWVLFLFLTKCKQPKECLSQWRMSNVKKNSIYQALSVLNERVRGPLNEHQLYLSGINTALTVEEIYGALENKAVDSNLLKVKYDKLPIKQRSDLAVKGTDLMALGDRSGGPWVKKLLTDIEKAVVERDIENEESSIKEWVKECNLLSEKK
- the panC gene encoding pantoate--beta-alanine ligase, translating into MMKITTIQELRQTISSLKQKNRTIGFVPTMGFLHEGHLSLMQEARKSHDVVVMSIFVNPLQFGPNEDFDRYPRNMEKDEQLARDHGVDVLFLPSVEEMYPEPASVQMKVIERVNVLCGRTRVGHFDGVAIVVSKLFHLVQPDVAYFGQKDAQQVAVIEGLVNDFNFPLTVVSVPTIREEDGLAKSSRNVYLSQTEREKAAYLYQSLLLGKQLIEQGKRNPLEIRQEIILYLEEHTNGMVDYVEIYSYPQLDSMKELQGKIILALAVHFQKARLIDNIIIDISQPGRIHNV
- the bshA gene encoding N-acetyl-alpha-D-glucosaminyl L-malate synthase BshA is translated as MKKLRIGITCYPSVGGSGVVATELGKLLAEKGHEIHFITSSMPFRLNKVYRNIFFHQVDINGYSVFQYPPYDIALANKMSEVIKRDKLDILHVHYAVPHAVCAILGKQMSGKDIKIVTTLHGTDITVLGNDHSLKDSIRFGIEKSDYVTAVSQSLVQQTYDLIKPDQAIHTVYNFIDERVYRKIDSHHLREEYGIFPEEKVLIHVSNFRKVKRVEDVIKVFHHVSMKVKSKLLLVGDGPEISMICNMVHELGLKDRVLFLGKQENLEALYSMSDLLLLLSEKESFGLVALEAMACGVPCIGTNVGGIPEVIQNDKNGYICNLGDVADISSKAVEVLSNEVLHHSMSEFAVNSVKNHFHSKRIVKQYEDIYHELMEK
- the mgsA gene encoding methylglyoxal synthase; the protein is MNIALIAHDEKKDDLIGFAIAYTHIFKDHSLFATGTTGLRIIEATGLAVHRYQSGPLGGDQEIGAMIAKDNLDLILFFRDPLTSQPHEPDVTALLRLCDVYAVPLATNMGTAEILIKGLERGDLTWRSVIKEK
- the panB gene encoding 3-methyl-2-oxobutanoate hydroxymethyltransferase yields the protein MKKTTSFQKMKEHGEKISMVTAYDYPSAKLTEEAGVEMILVGDSLGMVVLGYGSTVPVTLSDMIHHTKAVKRGAPNTFTVTDMPFMTYHLSREQTLLSAQQLVQEGQAEAVKVEGAGRVIDMIAALTEAGIPVVAHLGLTPQSVGVLGGYKVQGKTADDAQKLIEDAKRCEEAGAFMLVLECVPHQLAQRVSEELTIPTIGIGAGAAVDGQVLVYHDIITYGVDRIPKFVKKYGDANELIRSSLEQFVLEVKTVQFPEEKHTFSMKEEELTSLYGGIK
- the panD gene encoding aspartate 1-decarboxylase; translated protein: MFRTMMNGKIHRATVTEANLNYVGSITIDQDILDAVGMVANEKVQIVNNNNGARLETYIISGERGSGVVCLNGAAARLVQVGDVIIVISYALVSDEKVATHQPKVAVMNEHNHIKEMLYTEPEATVIV
- a CDS encoding biotin--[acetyl-CoA-carboxylase] ligase, with translation MQSPIRKKIVEAFAEAQGAFLSGQDLANETGCSRTAVWKHIEELRKEGYELEAVRKKGYRILQAPDKVSEDELLMGLATEKLGRVIHYNDSVESTQKLAHILVHDHVPEGTIVIAEEQTAGRGRLMRKWDSPKYTGIWMSVILRPNLPPQKAPQFTLISAVAVVQAIRELTDVEAEIKWPNDLLINGKKITGILTELVAESDKINAVIIGIGINVNQQVESFSEEIKDVATSIRLEGGKPVSRAALVQQILLKLEKYYSLYMREGFYPIKLLWESYAISIGKDIMARTMNETIYGKAMGITDEGVLLVREESGEIREIYSADIQIQSD
- the dapB gene encoding 4-hydroxy-tetrahydrodipicolinate reductase; amino-acid sequence: MSVKIVIAGPRGKMGSEAVRMVLDQPEFVLTAVLDRKHDGKQLKDITEYQESIPVFSNLEHCLQDIEADVLIDLTVPEVGYLHTKTALNFGVRPVVGTTGFSSKQLSELKQLSEDKNLGGIIAPNFALGAVLMMKFSKMAAKYFEDVEIIEMHHDQKLDAPSGTALKTAEMIQSERTSKKQGHEKEVESIQGARGAELDGFRIHSVRLPGLVAHQQVMFGSNSQCLTIKHDSFHRESFMSGIKLSVETVMKIDTLVYGLENILD
- the bshB1 gene encoding bacillithiol biosynthesis deacetylase BshB1 — its product is MTAEYRTDILAFGAHADDVEIGMGGTIAKLAARGKKVVICDLTKASYSSNGTVSLRMEEAKNAANILGVTERRTLDLPDRGLYMKEENIEKIVAIIRAYAPKLVFAPFAVDRHPDHGNASRLVREATFSAGIHKFMAETQDSAHRPKALHYYMINGFHQPDFFVEIDKFMEKKICSLKAYESQFTRGDNGVETPLTNGYIDGVMARERVFGKETGFLYAEGFKTEKAIVLDQDLLGE